A window from Fragaria vesca subsp. vesca linkage group LG5, FraVesHawaii_1.0, whole genome shotgun sequence encodes these proteins:
- the LOC101299185 gene encoding disease resistance response protein 206-like — protein MGVRKSIVLVSFFMLFLSLSSAYPKPRKQYKPCKHLVLFFHDIIYNGKNAANATSAIVAAPQGANLTILASQFHFGNIAVFDDPITLDNNLHSKPVGRAQGMYLYDTKNTYTAWLGFSFSLNTTAYQGSINFIGADPLMNKTRDISVVGGTGDFFMHRGVATIMTDAYEGEVYFRLRVDINFYECW, from the coding sequence ATGGGAGTTAGAAAGTCTATTGTTCTTGTGTCCTTCTTCATGTTGTTCCTTTCTTTATCTTCAGCTTACCCTAAACCAAGAAAACAGTACAAACCATGCAAACACCTAGTGCTCTTCTTCCATGACATTATCTACAATGGTAAGAACGCTGCCAATGCCACATCTGCAATTGTAGCAGCACCTCAAGGAGCCAACCTAACCATCTTGGCTTCCCAATTCCACTTCGGGAACATTGCTGTTTTCGATGACCCCATCACCCTTGACAACAATCTGCACTCAAAGCCTGTGGGCAGGGCACAAGGCATGTACCTCTATGATACAAAGAACACTTACACCGCGTGGCTTGGGTTCTCGTTTTCTTTGAACACCACAGCCTACCAGGGTAGCATAAACTTCATCGGAGCCGATCCTCTTATGAATAAAACTAGAGATATATCCGTTGTGGGTGGCACCGGAGACTTTTTCATGCACCGGGGAGTCGCAACCATCATGACAGATGCTTATGAAGGTGAAGTATACTTCAGGCTCCGGGTTGACATCAACTTTTACGAGTGTTGGTAG
- the LOC101300826 gene encoding disease resistance response protein 206-like, translated as MATFVEKSYLMILVLIAFQSVSATKHSIKESKPCKRFVLYYHDTLFNGTDVNNATSARAANATGLGNYKFGMLVVFNDPLTKDHHLLSPAIGRAQGFYFYDMKDDYTAWFAYTLVFNSSQHKGTLNIMGADLMYAETRDLSVVGGTGDFFMARGICTFKTDTFQGANYFRLQMDIKLYECY; from the coding sequence ATGGCAACTTTTGTAGAAAAAAGTTATCTCATGATTTTGGTCCTCATTGCATTCCAATCTGTTTCAGCAACTAAACACTCGATCAAAGAGTCGAAACCATGCAAGAGGTTTGTGCTCTACTACCACGACACCCTATTCAACGGCACGGATGTGAACAATGCAACATCAGCTAGGGCAGCAAATGCAACGGGGCTCGGCAACTACAAGTTCGGAATGCTGGTTGTCTTCAATGATCCTCTTACGAAAGACCACCATCTTCTGTCTCCGGCAATCGGAAGAGCTCAAGGCTTCTATTTCTACGACATGAAGGACGACTACACTGCATGGTTTGCCTACACTTTGGTATTCAACTCGAGCCAGCACAAGGGTACGCTCAATATCATGGGGGCGGATTTGATGTATGCTGAGACTAGGGATCTTTCTGTAGTTGGAGGAACGGGAGATTTCTTCATGGCTAGAGGGATCTGCACATTCAAGACTGATACTTTTCAGGGTGCCAACTATTTTCGTCTCCAAATGGACATCAAGTTGTATGAATGTTATTAA
- the LOC101301111 gene encoding disease resistance response protein 206-like yields the protein MSTIVAKSSILLILTFIMLVFPSVLATKTPFKESKPCKRLVLYYHDILFNGTDASNATSAAVANATGLATPHKFGMLVVFNDPLTKDHHLLSPAVGRAQGFYFYDMKDEYTAWFAYTLVFNSSEHKGTLNIMGADLMYDKTRDLSVVGGTGDFFMARGICTFQTDTFQGDYYFRLKMDIKLYECY from the coding sequence ATGTCAACTATAGTAGCGAAAAGTTCCATTCTTCTGATCCTCACCTTCATTATGTTGGTCTTCCCTTCTGTTTTGGCAACTAAAACTCCATTCAAAGAGTCGAAGCCATGCAAGAGGCTTGTGCTCTATTACCACGACATTCTATTCAACGGCACTGATGCGAGCAATGCAACATCAGCTGCAGTGGCCAATGCAACAGGGCTTGCCACACCGCACAAGTTTGGTATGCTGGTAGTGTTCAATGATCCTCTTACCAAAGACCACCATCTTCTGTCTCCTGCCGTTGGAAGAGCTCAAGGCTTCTATTTCTATGACATGAAAGACGAGTACACTGCTTGGTTTGCCTACACTTTGGTGTTCAACTCGAGCGAGCACAAGGGTACTCTCAATATCATGGGGGCGGATTTGATGTATGACAAGACTAGGGATCTTTCGGTCGTCGGAGGAACAGGAGATTTCTTCATGGCTAGAGGGATTTGCACCTTTCAAACTGATACTTTTCAGGGTGACTATTACTTTCGCCTCAAAATGGATATCAAGTTGTATGAATGTTATTAG
- the LOC101299474 gene encoding cation/H(+) antiporter 18-like, protein MATNGSAGHICPSPMKATSNGVFQGDNPLHFALPLAILQICIVVALTRGLAYLLKPLRQPRVIAEIIGGVLLGPSALGRNKSYLQAIFPPKSITVLDTLANLGLLFFLFLAGLEIDPKALRQTGKKALAIAVIGISLPFALGIGSSFVLRATISKGVDLTAFLVFMGVALSITAFPVLARILAELKLLTTEIGRLAMSAAAVNDVAAWVLLALAIALSGSNQSPLVSLWVLLSGFVFVICAILVVPSIFKWMAQRCHEGEPIDEIYVCATLTAVLAAGFITDTIGIHAMFGAFVIGVLVPKEGPFVGSLVEKVEDLVSGLFLPLYFVSSGLKTNVATIEGVQSWGLLVLVIFTACFGKIFGTVMVSLLCKVPVREALALGFLMNTKGLVELIVLNIGKDRKVLNDQTFAIMVLMALFTTFITTPLVTAVYKPAKRARMADYKYKTIERKNTNSQLRILSCFHSARNIPSIINLLEASRGTKKRDGLCVYAMHLMELSERSSAILMVHKARRNGLPFWNKGLRSNTDNVVVAFEAYQQLSHVSIRPMTEISSVSNMHEDICATAENKRAAIIILPFHKHQRLDGTLETTRNDFRGVNKRVLEHAPCSVGILVDRGLGGTTHIAASNVSYFITVLYFGGRDDREALAYGARMAEHPGIRLVVIRFLVEPEIVGEISTVDIDHNSGSKVGSVDEEFLAEFKHRIVQDDSITYEEKVVRNEAQTIGVIREKGRCHLFLVGRCPGGEVALALNKRSECPELGPVGSLLISPDFSTQASVLVLQQYNGQVPLNLASEMEESLDKDTDST, encoded by the exons ATGGCTACAAATGGTTCAGCAGGACATATATGTCCGTCTCCGATGAAGGCGACATCAAATGGTGTATTCCAGGGTGATAATCCTCTTCATTTTGCGCTGCCTCTTGCTATTTTGCAGATATGTATAGTAGTTGCTCTCACTCGGGGTCTTGCCTATCTTCTGAAACCACTAAGACAGCCACGAGTCATTGCTGAGATTATT GGAGGAGTACTGCTTGGTCCGTCAGCTCTGGGACGAAACAAAAGTTATCTCCAGGCAATATTTCCACCAAAGAGTATCACGGTGTTAGACACCTTAGCAAACCTTGGTCTCCTGTTCTTTCTATTCTTGGCAGGCCTAGAAATAGATCCTAAAGCCCTTCGCCAGACTGGAAAAAAAGCCCTTGCCATTGCCGTAATAGGAATCAGTCTCCCATTTGCATTAGGAATTGGTTCATCGTTTGTCCTCAGAGCAACCATTTCCAAAGGGGTAGATTTAACTGCCTTTCTTGTGTTCATGGGTGTGGCCCTCTCTATAACTGCTTTCCCCGTTTTAGCACGTATTCTGGCTGAGCTGAAACTTTTGACTACTGAAATCGGAAGATTGGCTATGTCAGCTGCTGCAGTTAATGATGTGGCTGCCTGGGTTCTGCTTGCTCTTGCCATTGCCTTATCGGGTAGTAACCAATCTCCCCTTGTTTCGTTGTGGGTCTTATTGTCTGGATTTGTGTTCGTCATCTGTGCAATTCTTGTTGTACCCTCAATCTTCAAATGGATGGCTCAACGTTGTCATGAAGGTGAACCCATTGACGAAATCTACGTGTGTGCTACACTTACTGCTGTTCTGGCAGCTGGATTTATTACTGATACAATTGGTATTCACGCCATGTTTGGTGCTTTTGTGATTGGAGTTCTTGTTCCAAAGGAGGGGCCATTTGTGGGTAGTCTCGTGGAAAAAGTTGAAGATCTTGTATCTGGTCTATTTCTTCCGTTGTACTTCGTCTCAAGTGGACTGAAGACCAATGTAGCAACAATTGAGGGAGTTCAGTCATGGGGTCTATTAGTTTTGGTCATATTTACTGCCTGTTTTGGGAAGATTTTCGGGACTGTTATGGTCTCACTTCTATGCAAGGTGCCTGTCCGGGAGGCTTTAGCTCTTGGGTTCCTAATGAACACTAAAGGATTGGTGGAACTCATTGTCCTCAACATTGGCAAAGATAGAAAG GTTTTGAATGACCAGACTTTTGCCATTATGGTTCTAATGGCTCTGTTTACTACTTTCATCACCACACCTCTTGTCACTGCTGTATATAAGCCAGCAAAAAGAGCCAGAATGGCTGATTACAAGTATAAAACAATTGAAAGGAAGAATACGAACTCCCAGCTAAGGATCTTGTCCTGTTTCCATAGTGCCAGAAACATTCCATCAATTATAAATTTGCTTGAGGCCTCACGAGGTACAAAGAAACGTGATGGCCTTTGTGTTTATGCAATGCACCTGATGGAGCTCTCTGAGAGGTCATCGGCGATACTAATGGTACACAAGGCGAGAAGGAATGGGTTACCTTTCTGGAATAAGGGACTGCGATCAAATACTGATAACGTTGTTGTGGCATTCGAGGCGTACCAACAATTGAGCCATGTGTCCATCAGGCCAATGACAGAAATCTCTTCAGTTTCTAATATGCATGAGGACATTTGTGCTACAGCTGAGAACAAAAGAGCTGCAATCATAATCCTTCCATTCCATAAGCACCAGAGGCTAGATGGTACATTAGAAACTACACGAAATGACTTTCGTGGGGTTAACAAAAGAGTTCTTGAGCATGCACCATGCTCCGTTGGAATTCTAGTCGACCGTGGGCTTGGTGGAACCACACATATTGCTGCAAGTAATGTTTCTTATTTCATTACAGTTCTTTACTTTGGGGGCCGTGATGACCGTGAAGCCCTTGCCTATGGGGCTCGCATGGCTGAGCACCCTGGTATCCGTTTAGTGGTCATTCGCTTCTTAGTGGAACCTGAGATTGTTGGGGAGATATCAACAGTTGATATTGATCACAATTCTGGCAGCAAAGTGGGGTCGGTAGATGAGGAATTCCTTGCTGAATTCAAGCATAGAATCGTTCAGGATGACTCAATCACATACGAAGAGAAGGTAGTCAGAAATGAGGCCCAAACCATTGGTGTGATTCGTGAGAAAGGTCGATGCCATCTGTTTCTGGTGGGACGATGCCCTGGTGGAGAAGTAGCCTTGGCCCTAAATAAGAGGAGCGAGTGCCCGGAATTGGGGCCTGTGGGAAGCTTGTTGATATCCCCAGATTTCTCTACTCAAGCATCAGTCTTGGTACTGCAACAATACAACGGTCAGGTACCATTGAATTTAGCGTCAGAGATGGAGGAGTCACTTGATAAAGATACAGACTCGACCTAG